The genomic segment CGAGGATAGGACTTATAGGTATGAATATTATTTGATATGGATTTCCATATCTGTTGGAAGACGGAGGTGCTGCCTGTAAAGTGAACACCTGCAAAATGAGGGTTTTTAAAAATAATATCGCCCGCAATTGGTCCATCTACCAAAAGAAGATTTATAACACCTTTAGGTAATCCGGCTTCTGTAAGAATATCCATAATTATTTTAGCAGAGTATACTTGTTGGTATGCGGGTTTCCATATGACTGTATTTCCCATTAATGCGGGAGCAACGGCTAAGTTTCCTGCGATGGACGAGAAATTAAATGGGGTAATGGCAAACACAAATCCTTCTAAAGCTCTGTAGTCCATCCTGTTCCATACTCCTTGTGAGGATTCGGGTTGGGTTTCGTATATTTCACGCATAAAAGCTACGTTAAACCTTAGAAAATCTATGAACTCACAGGCGGCGTCTATTTCTGCTTGGTATACATTTTTTGATTGTGCTAACATCGTGGAGGCGTTCAGTTTATATCTATAGGTAGTAGCTGCTAAGTCGGCTGCTTTCAAAAAAATACTTGCTCTTTGCTCCCACTCTAATTTACTCCATTGTTCTCTTGCTCGGAGAGACGCTTCCATGGCTTTATGAACATGGTCAGCATCGCCTTCGTAGAAGTAGCCCAAGGTATGTTTATGGTCATGGGGACAAAACATTCTTATTTTATTTTTCCCTTTGATTGCTTCTCCTCCTATGTTCATATAAATATGTTCTTCACGAGAACGCATATTTTTGAGACATTCTGCTAATACTTCTCTTTCTTTTGTCCCTTTTGCGTAACTTAATACGGGTTCATTTTTAGGGGTCGGTACTTTAAATAAAGACATAATGGTAAGTATATAGTATTGAATTGTTTTAGTTATTTCGTAAAGATTTTTCCCAATTCCATGCA from the Chitinophagaceae bacterium genome contains:
- the pruA gene encoding L-glutamate gamma-semialdehyde dehydrogenase; the protein is MSLFKVPTPKNEPVLSYAKGTKEREVLAECLKNMRSREEHIYMNIGGEAIKGKNKIRMFCPHDHKHTLGYFYEGDADHVHKAMEASLRAREQWSKLEWEQRASIFLKAADLAATTYRYKLNASTMLAQSKNVYQAEIDAACEFIDFLRFNVAFMREIYETQPESSQGVWNRMDYRALEGFVFAITPFNFSSIAGNLAVAPALMGNTVIWKPAYQQVYSAKIIMDILTEAGLPKGVINLLLVDGPIAGDIIFKNPHFAGVHFTGSTSVFQQIWKSISNNIHTYKSYPRIVGETGGKDFIVAHNSADIKALATAIIRGAFEYQGQKCSAASRAYIPDTIWEELKNILIKEVQSLTIGGPENFYNFINAVIDAKAFQKITGYIEKAKKSPEVTIITGGNYDDTDGYFIEPTILLTTDYKYSTMCEEIFGPVITIYVYKAQEFHSILEVVNNTSPYGLTGAIFSQDRYAIAMATDKLKDAAGNLYINDKPTGAVVGQQPFGGGRYSGTNDKAGSLFNLLRWVQPRTIKENFIPPQDYKYPFQL